In one window of Leguminivora glycinivorella isolate SPB_JAAS2020 chromosome 10, LegGlyc_1.1, whole genome shotgun sequence DNA:
- the LOC125230694 gene encoding inverted formin-2: protein MFSSIFGKRRSSPVEDDTPPIPGPKPGDGFVIVNPSPPGGSLYPSVPGAGVPGYPVAPSRPAPPAPVQNPSVENFHYLQGVPFSLCRELQMANNKDAFATEISDLLAFLTNKVNINKYEYDFSIEKSVLKEC, encoded by the coding sequence ATGTTTTCGTCTATATTTGGCAAACGGCGCTCCTCGCCCGTTGAAGATGATACGCCACCCATACCTGGTCCGAAACCTGGAGACGGTTTCGTTATAGTGAACCCATCGCCCCCAGGAGGAAGTTTATACCCAAGCGTGCCTGGCGCTGGAGTTCCAGGGTATCCTGTAGCTCCGTCTCGGCCAGCGCCTCCGGCTCCTGTTCAGAATCCCAGTGTGGAGAATTTCCACTATCTTCAAGGGGTTCCTTTTTCGCTCTGTCGTGAACTTCAAATGGCGAACAATAAGGATGCATTCGCAACAGAAATCAGTGATCTCTTGGCTTTCTTAACGAACAAGGTTAACATCAACAAGTACGAGTACGATTTCTCAATAGAAAAGAGTGTTCTGAAAGAATGTTAA